TCTCCAATGTGTTTTGTATCGGGAGTATTTTTAAAGACGTTTCCGAGAGTGCCGTCGTACTGCCCGGTATAGTTTTCAGGTTTTTTTTCATAAAAGCGAATGTCGCGAATTATTCTATCTCCCATTTTTGTTTACTTCAATTAATTCCCGTAAAATTAATTTGTTGGTTGAAAACCTTCTCGCTCTGCAACTAAAACCATTTCATCAAATATCTTAAAGATATCTTGTCCATTCGATTTCAAAATAAAGTCTATACTCAATTGTTTGCGAAAACCATTTTTTGAATCAATTAGAAAGCCGAATGAGTCATATGTTTTTGAAAAATCCGTTATTTTCTTTAGACCACCTTTCGCCTTCATAAATGGAATATCACAATCAATTGTTGCGTATGCTATCAAAGCATCACGGGGGTCTTCTTGAAAATAGAATCCCGTCTGATAGTTTTTATGCTTGCCAATAAATGTTTTACTTCTAACTTCATAATATCCTTTTAATTTTAAAGCCGTTAGAAGTAAGGAATTATTGACCTCGTTTAACAATCTGACTTGTTTTTTGCGACGAAAAAATATAAATAGAATAGCCAGGCTAATAAATCCAATTGCAAGTATATAGTCCATGATATTTTGTTTTCTTTAAAATGTTACAATGAATTAATTAAAATTTAGCTTGTATTTTACAATTATATTAATTTCATTCCATATATTCAACTTGCTGTGCTTTTATAAATTGTTTTAATTAGCAGACATTTCAAATAATTTACTTTCCAGATCTTTACTTTCTAATTCTGCGACTTTTGCAATTTGTCTGTCAATATTTAAAAACTGTAATGATAGCCAAGCTATTGAAATAAATATTGCAAAGGCGAAAAGTGAAATTTGCCAGTTGAAATTTTCTCTGATAGGTCCAATTAAAGCTGCAAAAGTCATTTGTCCGAGGTTTGCAATTGTCATGAATAATGTAAATTGACTTGTTGATACTTTTTCCAACAACATTGCATTGCAATGGCAAGATGCCAATGCTGGCAAAAGTGTACAATATATTTTGAGTAATCATAAAAGCAAAAATAAAGTTTCTGCTAGGCCAATAAGATTTTGATAAGACCAGTGTCATTATTAAAAAGATCGAACTTAAAAAGTAAAAGTTCATCATACGTTTTTTGCCAAACTTGTCAATCAAAAGTCCGCCAATTAGCATTCCTACAATCCCTCCAACTAGTTTTGCAGATGCAAAATAATTTGAGTAGTCCACATTTGTCCAGCTTAATTCTTTTACAGTAAAAATAGGAAGTAGTGTGGAAACATATTTAAAGCCACCTTGGCTGATGAATAAAACTAAAGCGATGATTAGTGAGTTTCGTAATCTAAATACGCTGAATAAAGATTTGAAAATGTGTCGCCAACTTTCTATTTGTAGATTTTTTGTTAAAGGTGATGCTTCGCCTGAAGTCCATGGTACAATTTTCTCACCCTGTCGTTCTCTTAAAAATAAGGGCACAAGCATAATAATGCCAATAGCAACAGCCATCATTAGTATCGCAATAGTAAAATTGTATTTGTTTAATAGCCAACTTCCGAGAGCCAATGAAAGAGACATTCCAATAATTTTTGAGCCCCACATCAAGCCATTTGCTTTTGCTTGTTGGTCGGCAGGAATAATATCTACTGCCATACCATCGGTAGCGACATCCTGGAATGCCCCGAAAAACGAAACAAAAAAACCGGCAATCATCAATTGGTCAATATTGTTTAAAGGTTCAGGGATATAAGCCAAATAGATACAACTTACCAGTAAGCCTATTTGTCCTAAAAGTATCCAAGGTCTTTTTCTTCCCATGGGCAGATAATTATATCGGTCCATTAGAGGTGCTACAATAAATTTAAAGCTCCATGGCAAAACTGTTACTACGGCAAAGCCTGCTATTTCTCCGGGTGATTTACCATTCATTACCATCCAGGCCGGTATGCCGAAAGAGAGCATTCCTTCAGGAACGCCTTGCGCACAATACAATACTATAGAAGTGATATAACGTAAAAAAGAATTATCGGTAAGCGATGTTTTTCTTTTTGTTTTAATTGTCTGGTAATTCATTGTAGGCTTGGTGTCTTGTGGGTGAAAATTGTAGATAGAGTGGATGATTTAATACAACAGATTTAATTTACTCTAATTACAAGTATATTACTTTAATCCATACTTTTAACTTGATTTGTTTAATATTAGAAATAAACTGAATTATCTTAGTTAGTTGAAAAAATATCAGGCAATTTATCTGTTTTCAGCTACACTCATGCTTGCTAGTTTCTTTAAAGTTGTATTTTTGAAAAATTATATCACTATCTATGAAGCAAATTTTTACCATCATATTTTTCTCAATTTGTACTATTATAACTCAGGCTCAGAAATTTCCCGATGAAATTCAATTGAGCAGTGATGGAAGAATGCTGAAAACAGGACATCTTCCGAATACCGGCTTATACGATCAATCTGTAATTAATGAGATTCATTTGAATTTCCCTCAGAATGATTACTGGGATGATCTTGAAGATAATTTTGATGACGGTATCGATCTTGCTGCGCAACTAATTTTTAATGGCGAAGCATTTGATAGTGTTGGTGTGAGATTCAAAGGAAGTTCATCGTACAACAACATCGGAACCTCGCCGAAAAAATCGTTCAATATTTCAATGGATGCCTTTATTGAAGGACAGGAGTTGCTGGGTTATGGAACATTGAATCTGAATAATTGTTATCATGATCCGTCCTTCCTGCGTGAGATCACCTATCAGAATCTGATAAAGGATCATGTAGTTACAACAAAAGGAAATTATGTTCACCTTTTTATTAATGGGCAGGATTGGGGTCTGTATGCAAATGTACAGCAAGTAAACAAGGACCTTTATAAGGAGTGGTTCTATACAAACGATGGTGCAAGCTGGAGATGCAAGCGTCCGCCAGGTAGTCCTGCAAGTTCCGGCAGTGATGGTGATGGCACAGCTGCACTAAATAATCTTGGAACCGACAGTACAGATTATCAGCCGTATTATTATTTGAAATTTTCGGATCAACCGGATCATTGGACAAAGTTGGTTCAGCTTTGTAATGTGCTGGATACTGTTTCACCGTCCAGAATGGCAAACATCCTAAGCGATTATCTGGATATTGATCGGGCACTCTGGTTTCTGGCAAGTGAAATTGCCTATTGCGATGACGATAGTTATGTGCTTAAAGGTAAAACTGACTACTATATTTATTTTGAACCTGAATCCGGACGTATTGTTCCAATAGAAATGGATGGCAACGATGCATATGATGTAGACTTTACAACTTCATGGGGACCATTTTATCATTCTACTGATGTTAACTATCCTCTCCTCGAAAGAATTTTATCTGTTCCTGAATTCCGTCAGCGGTATATTGCTCATTTAAAAACAATCATCAGCGAGGATTTTAATCCTGCAACTACTTTCCCAAAACTTGATCAGTATTATGATATGATTGAAGATATCGTTTTGAATGATCCTATAAAAATTTATACTGATGCAGAATTTGAAGACGAGATTGATGTGATAAAAGATTTTATTACCGACAGACGTACATATCTTTTGGGAAATTCTGAAATGAATGAAGTTGGTCCTGTAATTACAAATGTTATATACAAAACGGATGATACCTTATGGAAGATTCCTGTAAGTATGCAAGATGTAAATGTAAACGCAAGTGTAAGCAGAGCAGGCGGAGTTGATATTGTATATCTGTACTATTCCGATCTGCTTACAGGGAAATTTTCCAAGATCACAATGCACGATGATGGTTTGCATGAAGATGAATTAGCAGGAGATCATGTCTACGGTGCAGAGATTCCCGGGAGAATAGCCGGCACAAGGGTTCGGTTTTATATAGAAGCTATTGCAGATAACTCTGATAAAACTGCCAGCTACAATCCCGTAGGCGCAGAACAGGATGTTTATACTTACTATGTTAATCCAAGCCGGAGTGCCGATAGTTCAGTTGTACTGAATGAGATCATGGCAAAGAATGAAACCATAGTTACGGATAGTCTTGGTCACTATGAAGATTGGATCGAATTGTACAATCGGTCTAATTCACCTGTGGATCTCAGCGGTTATTATCTGACCGATGATACATTGAATATTCGAAAATGGGAAATGCCGGCGGGTACTATTATTCAGCCGGATAGTTTTTTAATTATCTGGACTGATGAAGATGGTGAAGAAGGATTGTATCATGCAAATTTTCAGATGTCAGGAGATGGTGAGAGAATTACTTTGTTGAATTCAGTCCTTGAAATTGTTGATGTAGTAGAATTCGGAATTCAGCAAACTGATCTGTCATTATCACGACTTCCAAATGGTATGGGGGATTTTGTAATACAAGCGCCAACTTTTTATGCCAATAATAATCCTGTTGTAGTAGCAGGTTTTGAGATGACAGATTCTGCAGGATGTGCGTCGCTTACAATTGCCTTTACTAATATGTCTGTTAATGCTAGTTCATACTTCTGGGATTTTGGTGATTCAATAAATTCTGCTTTAATTTCTCCGACACATATTTTTAGTCAGGCCGGTACTTACATTGTAAAATTGGTTGCAACACAAGGAATGTTCATGGATTCAATTTATCGTACAGTTGTTGTTCATCCTATACCAATACTTGATTTTGGTGTCGATACAATTCACAGTTCTGCAGCTGCCTATCAGCTTAATTCTCCCGGAATATTTCAGACTTATTTCTGGGGTGCAGGCAACACTGATTCATCATTATTGGTTGATACTGAAAACAGTTATTGTTTACTTGTTACAGATTCTAATTCATGCCAGATGTTTGATTGCGTTTTTGTGGATTTATTTTTTGTTGGTATAGATGATGTTTCTTCTCAATCAGGGATTTCAATTTATCCGGATCCGGCCAATGAGTATATTAATATTTCTACTTCGCAAAATGAGTCAGGGAATCTGACGATCTTTAATATTTTAGGTGAAATTGTCTATGAAAATTATATGGAAAAACGGATTCTGATTCATACAGAAAATTGGGAAAATGGTATCTATTTTTTCAGAGCTGGAAGTAGAACAGGAAAATTCATGGTAAATCATTAATGAATGGGTAATTAATTCCCATGGTTTTTGTTTGGAATTAGAAGATTTTTTTAACTTTGATAATAAGTTAACAATCAAATTCCACAAACATGAAACTGAAAAAATTACTCTTGATTATTCTTTTGACTATCCCTCTTGTGCAGATGTCGAAAGGGCAAATAACCTATTGCGAACCATCTTTCAATCAAGGTTGCTTTGGATGGAACAATCAGGAAATTTCACTTGACAGTATCCAGTGGACACTTGGTAGTACAGATTGTACAATTTCGGATTATACATCGATGTCAACTACATTAGTTAAAGGCATCGCAACACCGATGACTGTTTTGAACGGAGCCTGGTGTGGAGTAGGTGTATGGATCGATTATGATCTTAACGGCGACTTTGATTCAACAGAAAATCTGTATTATCAATATACTGCCGGAGATCCGCAGACATACAGCTTTCTGATTATCGTTCCGAATACAGTTGCTGATGGGGCATATAGAATGCGTGTAATAGCAGGTTGGGGAACTGATTGCTATACGGTAAGTGCAAATGGATATGGTGCTTGCGGGTTATATGAGTATGGGAATTTCGATGACTTTACAGTTAATATAACTTCTAATGTCGGAATAACGGAAACTAAGTTGACTGATCTTAGCATATATCCAAATCCTGCGAGTTCGATGCTAAATCTGAATTCGAATTTAATAGGAGAATCATATTCGATTATAGATCCTTTAGGGAAAGTAGTTTCGAAGGGAACAATTAACTCATTGAATAGTTCAATTGATATTAACAATTTAACGAATGGGGTTTATTTGCTTTGGATAAATCAAAAGGTCAACAAGGCTTTCCGCATTTTGAAAAATTAATACTTGGAATCCATGATAAAAAAGCACTCTTCCGGAGTGCTTTTTTTATTTAAAGGTGGCATAGAAATTTAGGGGAAGTTTCTGCTAAACTCTGTTTAGTTTTTTTATGAATAACCTAAACAGATACCCCGCTTTAGAAGAGCTATATGATAAATATGGTCGGACAGTTTATGGAATCGTATTGAGGTTTAAAATTTCTATTCCTGAAGCGGAGGAGATCGTATGTGAGCTCTTCAGGAATTTAGACTTAAAAGAAATTGAACAATTGAAAAATATTTCAGTGCGACAATTTTTAATCTCACATACAATTGAATTTGTACGAAATAAAAAAGGCGAAGTTAAAATGGAAAGTGATCTTCACAATGTGACTTACATGAACGAAATTCTCTATAAGCAAAAGTCGCTTGAAGAATTATGCAATGATAACCAAAAGAGCAGAGCAGAACTTTTTAAAGCAGTAAGACGTGAACTTCAAATGAGATCAGGCTTTATTAAATAACGAAGATTATACGGTTTCGAAGATATTTAGTG
The sequence above is drawn from the Bacteroidota bacterium genome and encodes:
- a CDS encoding MFS transporter, with amino-acid sequence MNYQTIKTKRKTSLTDNSFLRYITSIVLYCAQGVPEGMLSFGIPAWMVMNGKSPGEIAGFAVVTVLPWSFKFIVAPLMDRYNYLPMGRKRPWILLGQIGLLVSCIYLAYIPEPLNNIDQLMIAGFFVSFFGAFQDVATDGMAVDIIPADQQAKANGLMWGSKIIGMSLSLALGSWLLNKYNFTIAILMMAVAIGIIMLVPLFLRERQGEKIVPWTSGEASPLTKNLQIESWRHIFKSLFSVFRLRNSLIIALVLFISQGGFKYVSTLLPIFTVKELSWTNVDYSNYFASAKLVGGIVGMLIGGLLIDKFGKKRMMNFYFLSSIFLIMTLVLSKSYWPSRNFIFAFMITQNILYTFASIGILPLQCNVVGKSINKSIYIIHDNCKPRTNDFCSFNWTYQRKFQLANFTFRLCNIYFNSLAIITVFKY
- a CDS encoding CotH kinase family protein; translation: MKQIFTIIFFSICTIITQAQKFPDEIQLSSDGRMLKTGHLPNTGLYDQSVINEIHLNFPQNDYWDDLEDNFDDGIDLAAQLIFNGEAFDSVGVRFKGSSSYNNIGTSPKKSFNISMDAFIEGQELLGYGTLNLNNCYHDPSFLREITYQNLIKDHVVTTKGNYVHLFINGQDWGLYANVQQVNKDLYKEWFYTNDGASWRCKRPPGSPASSGSDGDGTAALNNLGTDSTDYQPYYYLKFSDQPDHWTKLVQLCNVLDTVSPSRMANILSDYLDIDRALWFLASEIAYCDDDSYVLKGKTDYYIYFEPESGRIVPIEMDGNDAYDVDFTTSWGPFYHSTDVNYPLLERILSVPEFRQRYIAHLKTIISEDFNPATTFPKLDQYYDMIEDIVLNDPIKIYTDAEFEDEIDVIKDFITDRRTYLLGNSEMNEVGPVITNVIYKTDDTLWKIPVSMQDVNVNASVSRAGGVDIVYLYYSDLLTGKFSKITMHDDGLHEDELAGDHVYGAEIPGRIAGTRVRFYIEAIADNSDKTASYNPVGAEQDVYTYYVNPSRSADSSVVLNEIMAKNETIVTDSLGHYEDWIELYNRSNSPVDLSGYYLTDDTLNIRKWEMPAGTIIQPDSFLIIWTDEDGEEGLYHANFQMSGDGERITLLNSVLEIVDVVEFGIQQTDLSLSRLPNGMGDFVIQAPTFYANNNPVVVAGFEMTDSAGCASLTIAFTNMSVNASSYFWDFGDSINSALISPTHIFSQAGTYIVKLVATQGMFMDSIYRTVVVHPIPILDFGVDTIHSSAAAYQLNSPGIFQTYFWGAGNTDSSLLVDTENSYCLLVTDSNSCQMFDCVFVDLFFVGIDDVSSQSGISIYPDPANEYINISTSQNESGNLTIFNILGEIVYENYMEKRILIHTENWENGIYFFRAGSRTGKFMVNH
- a CDS encoding T9SS type A sorting domain-containing protein, with protein sequence MKLKKLLLIILLTIPLVQMSKGQITYCEPSFNQGCFGWNNQEISLDSIQWTLGSTDCTISDYTSMSTTLVKGIATPMTVLNGAWCGVGVWIDYDLNGDFDSTENLYYQYTAGDPQTYSFLIIVPNTVADGAYRMRVIAGWGTDCYTVSANGYGACGLYEYGNFDDFTVNITSNVGITETKLTDLSIYPNPASSMLNLNSNLIGESYSIIDPLGKVVSKGTINSLNSSIDINNLTNGVYLLWINQKVNKAFRILKN